From one Mesoplodon densirostris isolate mMesDen1 chromosome 19, mMesDen1 primary haplotype, whole genome shotgun sequence genomic stretch:
- the CEBPG gene encoding CCAAT/enhancer-binding protein gamma isoform X1, which translates to MERMEMHVRGEGESVLPSTCEDFLADQTIDHLVLISTCSVLTTERAQMSKVSQQNTTPGVNGISVIHTQAHASGLQQVPQLVPAGPGGGGKAVPPSKQSKKSLPMDRNSDEYRQRRERNNMAVKKSRLKSKQKAQDTLQRVNQLKEENERLEAKIKLLTKELSVLKDLFLEHAHNLADNVQPSSTENTTDSDNAGQ; encoded by the exons ATGGAGAGGATGGAAATGCATGTTCGAGGGGAAGGAGAGTCTGTTCTTCCAA gtACATGTGAAGATTTCTTAGCAGATCAAACCATTGATCACCTTGTCCTCATTTCTACTTGTTCTGTGTTGACAACGGAGCGTGCCCAAATGAGCAAGGTATCACAGCAGAACACTACCCCGGGCGTGAATGGAATAAGTGTCATTCATACTCAGGCTCATGCCAGTGGCTTACAGCAGGTTCCTCAGCTGGTGCCCGCCGGCCCTGGGGGCGGAGGCAAAGCTGTGCCTCCAAGCAAGCAGAGCAAAAAGAGTTTGCCCATGGATCGCAACAGTGACGAGTATCGTCAGCGCAGAGAGAGGAACAACATGGCGGTGAAAAAGAGCCGGTTGAAAAGCAAGCAGAAAGCGCAGGATACGCTGCAGAGAGTGAATCAGCTCAAGGAAGAGAATGAACGGTTGGAAGCAAAAATTAAATTGCTGACTAAGGAATTAAGTGTACTGAAAGATTTATTTCTTGAGCATGCACACAACCTCGCAGATAATGTGCAACCCAGTAGCACTGAAAATACAACAGATTCTGATAATGCAGGACAGTAG
- the CEBPG gene encoding CCAAT/enhancer-binding protein gamma isoform X2, with product MSKVSQQNTTPGVNGISVIHTQAHASGLQQVPQLVPAGPGGGGKAVPPSKQSKKSLPMDRNSDEYRQRRERNNMAVKKSRLKSKQKAQDTLQRVNQLKEENERLEAKIKLLTKELSVLKDLFLEHAHNLADNVQPSSTENTTDSDNAGQ from the coding sequence ATGAGCAAGGTATCACAGCAGAACACTACCCCGGGCGTGAATGGAATAAGTGTCATTCATACTCAGGCTCATGCCAGTGGCTTACAGCAGGTTCCTCAGCTGGTGCCCGCCGGCCCTGGGGGCGGAGGCAAAGCTGTGCCTCCAAGCAAGCAGAGCAAAAAGAGTTTGCCCATGGATCGCAACAGTGACGAGTATCGTCAGCGCAGAGAGAGGAACAACATGGCGGTGAAAAAGAGCCGGTTGAAAAGCAAGCAGAAAGCGCAGGATACGCTGCAGAGAGTGAATCAGCTCAAGGAAGAGAATGAACGGTTGGAAGCAAAAATTAAATTGCTGACTAAGGAATTAAGTGTACTGAAAGATTTATTTCTTGAGCATGCACACAACCTCGCAGATAATGTGCAACCCAGTAGCACTGAAAATACAACAGATTCTGATAATGCAGGACAGTAG